The genome window CAAACGAATGTATTCCATATTCTTCGGTCTCGGGTGTATGCTCTTCTTTCATCAATTCGCGGATCCAGCCCGCGGACTGGCTTGCTTTTTCAAAATCAAAACGTCCTGTATTCAATATTTCTCTGGGATCAATCTGCCCATGTGTTGTGCGAATGAGCTTGGCTTCCGGCTGCATGGCGTGTAACGCCTTTTCAAGCTTTGTCAGTTCTTCCTCCAACACCAGATCACATTTATTCAAAATCAGCACATCACAGAATTCCACTTGGTCCGTCAACAGATGAACAATTCCTCGAACATCGTCCTCGCCGGCTTCCTGTCCACGGTCCTTCAATGTTTCTTTGGAATAAAAATCACGCCAGAACTGGGCAGCATCAACAACCGTAACCATCGTGTCCAGACGAGTGAATTTCGTCAAATCAATGCCGAGTTCCTCATCAATATACGTAAACGTCTGTGCAACAGGCACCGGCTCTCCAATACCCGTGGATTCAATCAATATGTAGTCAAAAGAACCATCCAGCGCCAGCCGCTCAACTTCTTTCAGCAGATCCTCCCGCAACGTGCAGCAGATGCAACCATTCGACATCTCTACCAGCTTTTCATCAATACGTGATAATCCTCCACCATCTCGTATTAAGCCTGCATCGATGTTAACCTCACTAAGATCATTCACGATGACAGCAACCCGCATTCCCTCGCGATTATGAAGCACATGATTGAGCAGTGTCGTTTTGCCTGCACCCAAATATCCACTAAGTACGGTTACTGGAACCCGATGTTGAACCTGTTGATCTGACATTTCTACTTCCTCCACTCTGTTTAAGTTGTAGCCTTAATCGTAATTATTACTATTAAGTATGATCAATCCGAACTATACCTCAGTTTTCTTTAGATTGTCAACTCTACTATGATAAAGAATCTTGATTAATCGTAAAAATGTTGATTAGAACACAGGAATGATGTATGTTGCCGCACGTACAAGCATATATTTTAGCAAAGTCCGAGTTGTGGAGGTCTGTTTCATGAAAATGGCAGCCAATCTGAAGCTCCTGTCCTTCCTGATCCCTTGTGCATTTCTTGTTCCCGTGTTGATCACGATGGCTCCAGATCTGAAGGAAGCATGGAACAGTGAAGCTTTGCAAAATATGAAAACCGTATTCATAGGTATTTTCCTTGAAGCCGCACCGTTTCTGCTCATGGGTGTGTTATTGTCTTCGCTCATGCAGTGGTTCGTATCCGAAGAAATGGTCCGCAGACTTACGCCTAAGAACCCGATCGGCGGTGTGCTGGTTGCGGGGCTGCTTGGTATTATTTTTCCTATCTGTGAATGTGGCATGATCCCGGTCGTAAGAAGGTTGATGCACAAAGGCATGCCTGCCTATATCGCAGTTACGTTCATCTTGAGTGGGCCTGTAGTGAATCCCATCGTATTTACCGCAACCTTGCTCGCCTTTCCCTCCCATCCTGAGATTACCATTGCCCGCATGGGACTGGCCTTTGCCGTGGCAGCTTCCATAGGTGGATTGGTATATGTGTTCGTTCGTCGAAATCCCCTTCGGTTGCCAAAAGTTGCAGTGACAGAGGTCAAGACGCATCCTGGATTTAAAATGGCTCAACCTCATGCTCATGCAAATGCTCATGAACACAACCATGTGAAAAACTGGCGCAGCTTCTTCATTCATGCCGGAGATGAATTTGTCGATATGAGCAAATATCTGGTGATCGGTGCCCTGATTACAGCCTGCATCCAGACATTCATTAGCCGCAGTGATCTGATCTCACTTGGCAATGGTCCTGTCGCCTCCTATGTGTTCATGATGGCCTTTGCTTATGTACTGTCTCTCTGCTCCACTTCGGATGCTTTTGTGGCTTCTGCGTTCTCCCATACGTTTGCACTGGGGCCACTGGTATCCTTCCTTGTGTTAGGTCCGATGCTGGATTTTAAAAGCACGCTTATGCTGCTCTCGACCTTCCGTACCCGGTTTGTTATCGGTCTAAGTCTGGCGATTATCACACTCGTCTTTGTCGGCTCTTGGTTGATTAACCTGCTGGTATAAACGTTGAGCAACATACTTCATGATCTGAATGGTTAACCCCATGAACTTTCATCCTGACTATGATATAGAAATGAGGTGATGATATGAACCACACTGTTTATACGATAACCAAATCTCCTGTTCCAAGATCACACTTCATCCAATGGCATAACCTGATCCGTGCAGGATGGATCGGCGGGTTAGCAGTATACATTATTCACTTGAATTCGAGTGATTCTCTTCATTATTATTTGGCACCAACGATGCAAAAATTGCTGTTATGCTGCCCTGTTCCCTTTTTATTTATTGCT of Paenibacillus sp. FSL R5-0517 contains these proteins:
- a CDS encoding permease, whose amino-acid sequence is MKMAANLKLLSFLIPCAFLVPVLITMAPDLKEAWNSEALQNMKTVFIGIFLEAAPFLLMGVLLSSLMQWFVSEEMVRRLTPKNPIGGVLVAGLLGIIFPICECGMIPVVRRLMHKGMPAYIAVTFILSGPVVNPIVFTATLLAFPSHPEITIARMGLAFAVAASIGGLVYVFVRRNPLRLPKVAVTEVKTHPGFKMAQPHAHANAHEHNHVKNWRSFFIHAGDEFVDMSKYLVIGALITACIQTFISRSDLISLGNGPVASYVFMMAFAYVLSLCSTSDAFVASAFSHTFALGPLVSFLVLGPMLDFKSTLMLLSTFRTRFVIGLSLAIITLVFVGSWLINLLV
- a CDS encoding GTP-binding protein, giving the protein MSDQQVQHRVPVTVLSGYLGAGKTTLLNHVLHNREGMRVAVIVNDLSEVNIDAGLIRDGGGLSRIDEKLVEMSNGCICCTLREDLLKEVERLALDGSFDYILIESTGIGEPVPVAQTFTYIDEELGIDLTKFTRLDTMVTVVDAAQFWRDFYSKETLKDRGQEAGEDDVRGIVHLLTDQVEFCDVLILNKCDLVLEEELTKLEKALHAMQPEAKLIRTTHGQIDPREILNTGRFDFEKASQSAGWIRELMKEEHTPETEEYGIHSFVYHRKRPFHPERLLRWIAKYPDSIMRSKGLMWLATRNHMAISFSHAGTSKQLAPAGIWVGAMSEEERQLHFGDTLPNIPDWDDEWGDRVTKLVFIGIDMDRAEIERTLDETLLTEEEMQLNWRELKDPFPAWS